Genomic segment of Arcobacter sp. LA11:
TTTTTTAATATTTTCAATTCCTGATTTATTATTTGAGATTGTAACAACTGCATCAGCATGAGTATGGTCAACAAATTTAAAAGGAATGATAGCGTGTAATATAGCTTCTACAGATGGGTTAGGAGCACTTTTATCTATCATTGCAGCCTTTTGCTGTAAAACCATATCAGTATCGCTTAAAACGTCTAATTTGGCCATCTGTTTTAATACTTCAAGTTTTACAGGAGCAAAACCTTCTTCTTTGATAGAAACTAAATCCCAACCACTACCTTTTACGTAAAGAATATCTTCACCATCTACACAACTTTTTACAGAAGTATTTCCTCCTCCATGCAAAACTAGTTCGTCACTTCTTCCTAGAAGATTTGATGTATAAACTCTTAAAGCTAAATCACTTTTAAAAGATTTAGCTTCTTTGTCATTCCAAAGGTTATTCATCTTTTAACCTAAAATCTCTAAATGCTCTGTGTATTTTTTTTCACAGAATGGCTCATATGATGATTTATAAATTGCATAATGTTCTGTTTTTGCATGATTAGCTAATGCTTCTTCTTCCCAAGATTCTACTGCGTAAAACTTTCTTCTGTTTTCAGTACATTGAAAAATATCATAAAATATTACACCTGGTTCTGCTTTTGATGGTTCAACCATTGCAGTTAATAGTTCTTTCATTTTATCTTCACAACCCTCTTTAGCTATAAATGTTACTCTTTTAGTGATTGTCATTTTTATATCCTTGTTATTTTTAATTGAAGTCATATTATAAAAGAATTCATCTTATAATATATATGTTTTTTAAATACTATTTTTTGATTAGTTAAAATTAAGAGTTGTAGAGAGTAAGGTTTAAAGAACAAACCTTACTAATAGTTCATACGTTCCAGCTGCTGCAATACCACCTGCGATACCAGCAACAATATCATCACCCATAACTCCCCAGCCACCAGAAACTTTTTCATCTATTTTACCTATAATAGATGGTTTCCAGATATCAAAAAGTCTGAAGAAAACAAAAGCTAAAATTCCCATGATGATAAAATTTTCTTGAGTAATCCCAGAAATAGAAAGTGCTATCCACATCCCTGCAAGTTCATCTATTACGATTTCTTTACTATCATGCTCTCCCACTTCTTTTTCATAAATATCTATTTGTTTTACAGCAATTGCAGTAACAAGAAAAGCAAGTAAAAAAAGAGTTGATACATGTATATATTGAAGTAGGGCAAGTCCAAAAATAAGTGAAAGAAAACTTCCTACAGTTCCTGGTGCTTTTGGACTTAGTCCACTATAAAAAACAGTTAAAAAAAGCTTTCTCATACTATTTTTTCTTCTCAATTCCTAGTTTCTTTCTCTTTTCCCAAAGAGATTTTCTAGAAATTCCAAGTTTTTTAGATAGTTCTGTATCTGGGTATTTTGACTGGTAAGATAGAACCATCATTTTTACATAATCATTGATTGTCATGATATTATTTGTCATCATCATAGTTGATGATTTTTCAAATTCTATTTTATTAAAAGGAAAGTCTTCTTCTTTTTCAAGAGAAACAATGATACATTTTTTATCTTCAATTAATTTATTTAAATTATCTTTTGAACTTTTTTTAAGAGAGTGGTAATCTGTAAGGTAAAGTATTCCATTAAATTTTTCATTTACTCTTTTTTGCCAGTTATCTGAGTTTAAAGAGATAAATTTCATTTGTAAATCTAATTTTCTAGTTAATTCAAATGCAAGTTTATCCGCACTAATTTGAGAGTTTGTTTCAATAAGAATTGGAAAAGACGTTGGTAAAACATAGCCAGTTGTATCAACTTCGTTAAATTGAAACTCTAGATATTCTCTTAAAGTATGAAGCTCTTTTCTCAATGACTTGCATTCTCTATAGTGATAGATTTTCCTTACAAGCTCATCCATGATAAATGGCTTCATAATATAATCTTTTGCACCTTCTTTGATTGGATCAGTTACAGTTTCATCGGAAATATAAGATACTAAAAGAAGAATAATAGAATCACTATATCTTCTAATAATTGTTTTGCATAAAGCAGCAGGTAATGATGTAGATAAAAGTATAATATCGTAATCTTTTGTAAGATTATCAATATTAGGTGATTCTACAAAATCACAATTGTGTCCATCATCTAGTAATCTTGACACAACTTTTTGTGCAAGATAAATTTCACTCTCTATAATTAATATATTCATTGTCTTTCCCAGTCATAATATTTTAATGTAGCAATACTTTGTACTGCTACTCCCTCAGCTCTCCCTACAAAGCCAAGTTTTTCTGCCGTAGTCGCTTTTATGTTTACAAATTGTTTTTCAATATTTAATAACTTTCCTATTGTTGATTTTATCTCTTGTTTATGAGGATTTATTTTTGGTTTTTGTGCAATAATAGTTAAATCAATATTTACAATTTCGTAACCTACATTGTAAATGAATTTAACAATATCTTCTAATAAAACTTTTGAATCTATTCCTTTATATTGGGCATCAGTATCTGGGAAAAATTCTCCAATATCTCCTGCTCCTGCTGCTCCTAATAAGGCATCAATTAGTGAATGAATAAGAACATCTCCATCACTATGAGCTTTAAATCCATAAGGTACATCAATATTTATTCCACCTAAATACATTTTTTTATTTTCTTCAAAAGGGTGAATATCAAAACCAGTACCTGAAAAGAAGTTTTTA
This window contains:
- a CDS encoding response regulator; this translates as MNILIIESEIYLAQKVVSRLLDDGHNCDFVESPNIDNLTKDYDIILLSTSLPAALCKTIIRRYSDSIILLLVSYISDETVTDPIKEGAKDYIMKPFIMDELVRKIYHYRECKSLRKELHTLREYLEFQFNEVDTTGYVLPTSFPILIETNSQISADKLAFELTRKLDLQMKFISLNSDNWQKRVNEKFNGILYLTDYHSLKKSSKDNLNKLIEDKKCIIVSLEKEEDFPFNKIEFEKSSTMMMTNNIMTINDYVKMMVLSYQSKYPDTELSKKLGISRKSLWEKRKKLGIEKKK
- a CDS encoding putative quinol monooxygenase, giving the protein MTITKRVTFIAKEGCEDKMKELLTAMVEPSKAEPGVIFYDIFQCTENRRKFYAVESWEEEALANHAKTEHYAIYKSSYEPFCEKKYTEHLEILG
- a CDS encoding phosphatidylglycerophosphatase A, coding for MRKLFLTVFYSGLSPKAPGTVGSFLSLIFGLALLQYIHVSTLFLLAFLVTAIAVKQIDIYEKEVGEHDSKEIVIDELAGMWIALSISGITQENFIIMGILAFVFFRLFDIWKPSIIGKIDEKVSGGWGVMGDDIVAGIAGGIAAAGTYELLVRFVL